One window of Papaver somniferum cultivar HN1 chromosome 9, ASM357369v1, whole genome shotgun sequence genomic DNA carries:
- the LOC113307622 gene encoding S-adenosylmethionine synthase 2-like has translation MDTFLFTSESVNEGHPDKLCDQVSDAILDACLEQDPESKVACETCTKTNMVMVFGEITTKAKVDYEKIVRDTCREIGFVSADVGLDADKCKVLVYIEQQSPDIAQGVHGHLTKKPEDIGAGDQGHMFGYATDETPELMPLTHVLATKLGAKLTEVRKNGTCAWLRPDGKTQVTVEYRNDNGAMIPLRVHTVLISTQHDETVTNDQIAADLKKHVIEPVIPAQYLDDNTIFHLNPSGRFVIGGPHGDAGLTGRKIIIDTYGGWGAHGGGAFSGKDPTKVDRSGAYIVRQAAKSIVASKLARRCIVQVSYAIGVAEPLSVFVDTYKTGTIPDKDILKLIKENFDFRPGMMSINLDLKRGGNFRFQKTAAYGHFGRDDPDFTWETVKNLKQA, from the coding sequence ATGGATACCTTCCTATTTACCTCAGAATCAGTCAATGAGGGTCACCCAGACAAGCTCTGTGACCAAGTGTCTGATGCTATTCTTGATGCTTGTTTAGAACAAGACCCCGAAAGTAAGGTTGCTTGTGAAACCTGTACCAAGACCAACATGGTTATGGTTTTCGGTGAGATTACCACCAAGGCTAAGGTCGATTATGAGAAGATCGTTCGTGATACTTGCAGGGAAATTGGATTTGTTTCAGCTGATGTTGGTCTTGATGCTGACAAATGTAAGGTTCTTGTTTACATTGAACAACAGAGCCCTGACATTGCTCAAGGTGTTCATGGTCATCTTACCAAGAAGCCAGAGGATATTGGAGCTGGAGACCAAGGTCACATGTTTggttatgctactgatgaaaCTCCTGAGTTGATGCCTTTGACTCATGTCCTTGCTACCAAGCTTGGAGCTAAGCTTACTGAAGTGAGGAAGAACGGAACTTGCGCCTGGTTGAGGCCTGATGGAAAGACCCAAGTCACCGTTGAATACAGAAATGACAACGGTGCTATGATCCCACTTAGGGTTCACACTGTTCTCATCTCTACTCAACACGATGAAACTGTAACCAATGACCAGATTGCAGCCGACCTTAAGAAGCATGTGATCGAGCCAGTCATCCCTGCCCAATACCTTGATGACAACACCATCTTTCACTTGAACCCATCTGGTCGCTTTGTCATTGGTGGACCTCATGGAGATGCTGGACTAACTGGTAGGAAGATCATTATTGATACCTACGGTGGTTGGGGTGCTCATGGTGGTGGTGCTTTCTCTGGGAAGGATCCTACCAAGGTGGATCGCAGTGGTGCTTACATTGTAAGGCAGGCAGCCAAgagtattgttgcttctaaacttgCCCGTCGTTGCATTGTCCAAGTTTCTTACGCCATCGGTGTTGCAGAGCCATTGTCCGTGTTTGTTGACACTTACAAGACAGGTACTATCCCAGACAAGGACATATTGAAGCTGATCAAGGAGAACTTTGACTTCAGGCCTGGAATGATGTCAATTAACCTTGACTTGAAGAGAGGAGGTAACTTCAGGTTCCAGAAAACTGCTGCTTACGGACACTTCGGCCGTGACGACCCTGACTTCACCTGGGAGACTGTCAAGAACCTCAAGCAAGCTTGA
- the LOC113307623 gene encoding thioredoxin-like 3-3 gives MEGGNDLSLGEKSKGLEGTGLILPLNRHGNLKSASSDQNLTEIIQKIRSSKAPAVINYGASWCRVCSQILPSFCKLSNNFPKLSFVYADIDECPDTTQHIRYTPTFHFFRDGERVDEMFGAGEERLQDRLWLHS, from the exons ATGGAGGGAGGAAATGACTTGAGCTTGGGAGAGAAATCAAAGGGATTGGAAGGAACAGGTTTGATTTTACCTTTGAACCGTCATGGGAACTTAAAGAGTGCTTCAAGCGATCAAAACCTAACAGAGATTATCCAAAAGATAAGATCTTCCAAGGCTCCT GCAGTTATCAACTACGGTGCATCTTG GTGTCGTGTGTGTAGTCAGATTCTTCCATCATTTTGTAAATTAAGCAACAATTTCCCGAAGCTTTCATTTGTATATGCTGACATTGATGAATGCCCTGATACTACTCAACATATACGTTACACACCGACGTTCCATTTCTTCCGGGATGGCGAAAGGGTTGACGAGATGTTTGGTGCTGGGGAGGAGAGATTGCAAGACAGACTCTGGTTACATTCATAA